The Magnolia sinica isolate HGM2019 chromosome 9, MsV1, whole genome shotgun sequence sequence cttatttcatagtgaacgctaatatccactttgtgaggatattaggagtggagtagttatgtggctgttttactaaacagttggtgtacacacaagtgaaccactataatttctggtcttgtggtgattaattgtttattttattttgtggatgttgaaatttccctttatgcatttgtagagaatgttgtaatttcttttatgcaagtgtgggaatgttgtaatagcttagttatttcctttgctatttatttctttattcctctgtatcagtttgagtttttgatgcacaaaccgttctaggaatcaggtgcaaggttgtccttagaaaaacatgtatcaacctctcaatactagtactgttgaggttgttttacatttctacattgtggaattgtttattgctatcagtatttatatttatttaaatttcgctgttaattttttaatttggcatagtcctattcacccccccttctaggactcttACCTCGGCCTTTTCAAAACTTACTGAAAGTTCAACATattcttgaatcaaagtaaactaaacatcaaaataaactataggtttcattTCTTAGCCtcaactaagagattagcctgagaagactaacatcctagaagaaaaacaaaatgatcaactacaacccatgaagaaatcgaagtggaagaataTTGTCGGCgttccacctaggccttctcttCCTTTACAAACACTAGAAGATCATTTTAAATAGCGTaaggactcctttaaatagttttacaactcaaacTTTCACACCGCCTTGAAAAAGTTCgcaaaccgcttcaaatttacgcactctgtgcaTCTACGATGGCAACTTTGATGTCATTGGAgaggtcttcgatgacatcgaactatcttcaatgtcatcgaaaatcATCAAGAACTATCCATCAAGTTAACCCCGAAAATCCTAaattgttgatgccatcgaagtctatttttgaaattatttcataactttctttttttagacccgaaatttcaaaatatattttttctggccaattttcaggattcctttccttcacttcaaatctttgattctcttcattcctcacttggtttccttggatctttggcatgtgaattcttcaataatgACTTCGAAATctctaattcttcattatcttcttttgagctctaaattcaTCATTTTAAGCAATATTCATCATAAGCTTCCAAATTACCTTGCATGATAAAAActcatataattaaattaagttaaCACTAATATGCcaggaaagctaatgtaattgaaggattaaatatgcaatattttactcTCAatagtgggtcatccatcatgtgaggccacacTTTAATGTGGAGCATCtatcatgtgcggcccacctttgatatcacTGTGTATTATGTGAGCTCACCTtaatgtagaccattcatcatgtagagccccacttctaatatgtgttgcttatcatgtgaggtccaccttagAGATATTATAAAGATAAGAGGGGAGGGTAAGATGGGAATTACTTAAAAAATTTAAGAACAaacttatattttaaaaaaataacaaaaaaatgttTACTCGCTTGACTGACTAAGATCGTGAGTTTCCATTCTCCCGCTTTAAATTTCTTCCCCTAGCAACCAACACATCCATAGAGGAACCACCACCACTGTCATTCTTTCTCAATTGCATTgaatgaagggctaagatgaccATTTCGACGTTTATAGTCTCCCTACCATGACACATAGTATCTACGAGACTCTCGTAAGATTctgaaagagaattcaacagaatTAGGGCTTGGTCTTTCTCACTGGTCATCACTTCCACACTCGTCAATTTGCAAAGTAACTGATTAAATGCACTTATGTATTCATTAATATCAAACCCTTCCGCCATGatagattttattttctttagaTACGGATGATTTGAAAGAGATTTTGTCACATGTACAAGCTTTCTAACTTTTTCTAAAATCCTGCAGTGGTCTTTTGATCAAGGACATTATATATGACCTCATCagacatgcataattaaatcgaggTTTTCACTCGATCATCCAGTTCTTCCCACTCTTCTTCAGTCATAGTTTCATGATGCTTCGCTACACCAAGGAGTGTCTGTTGcaatccttgctgaactagaAGGTCTATCATCTTCACTTTCCATAGTTCAATGTTATTTTTATTGGTGAAATTTTCAGTTTCATACTTACTGTTCGATCCCTTCATTAACATGTTTTAAATTCAAACTCGAATTCCAATGTAtagttctgataccacttgttggaggaCCAAGAAAGCAAACCCCAAATTCGAATCAAATAAGTAAAAGATAAACGCAATAAAGCATGCACATGAACACACGATTTTATGTGAAAATCCCTTGTGttaaaaaaccacaacacaaattggcaagcaaatccactatgaagaacgaattAATTAGAAGAGATTAGATGAACTTAAAAATGCAAAACCCTTTAGAAAACCCTAGCCTTCCTTCAAAACACTCTTTGAAATATTTAAGCTATCTTAGTCATACCCTAATCTCGCATTACACCAATATTTATAGCATAACACAAGGAATAGTAAACAATCTGCATAATTATGCAAAATTGTGTACGTTGTCGATCGACATCAATCGAACAACCATCAATTGATGGGTAGCTACTTGTTCGGTCGCTGGAACATGCTCAAAATGATTTAGAGAGTTTACAAGTATTATTAGAAAATAGTCGATCGCTCGAACCTCTCAGGTCAATCAATTGAGCCTGTCTAAAGCTGTCTACAGAATGTCTGTATAATTCGAGGCTTACTCGATTGATCGATTAGTCTGGTCGATCGATTGAGACCACTATTTCATATACAAATCAAAGACATTTAGACAACAATAGGGCATGGTTTCACCATGGCCAAATTTACTTTTCAATGTGGTGGAGGAGACTGGGCATAACTTTTCTCCCAACTGttactttggtgtggttcatctgaATCAAATGTCAGCCTGTTTTTTGGCCCCGAGCCTAACAAGAGATTACAAATCCAATGGTTAGAATGGATTTGAGTTACGATACATTCAAGCTATATGGGGCTCACGGTGATGTTTAAGTAACATAAATATTCATTAGATGTACTGCTCCATAGGCCTAGATCCTAAAATTAGTTGATCATTAAGTTAGGTGTGTTGCATCAAAGATAAAAATGGGGAACAGTTTGCTTGCCTTGCCTCAACCTCTCTGTTGGACATCCTTGTATGTTTTTGTTCAgatgatcccaaccgttcatctggtggataCTAAAATGTGGATGGGTCGAGGATCAAAGTTAATGCTGATTGGTTATCATAGTCAGCCAATGAATGAACTTTTTCCTATTAAGTGTGGACTATGTACTGTGTTTGGCCTTCTTCTAGATCTAGTAGAGATTACCAGTAATTGACCCGGAAGGCCTAGAAATGTAAATGATTCATGAAGTCTGCTCGATGATCTGTAGTTGGATCAAATATGGAGAGTTCAACTCTTTCCTTGTGTGCAATCCAAGTTGGTTCCAAAAAAAAGTTTGGAGAAGAGAACTCAGATGGATGATCTCAAAGTGATCTAGCAGTCCACTAGTAGGAAAGAGTTTATGGAGGTGGCTAAAGACAACGAGCTTATGGACCTCGGAATGGGTGGGGGAGGACTGGTCCAACTGAGGGTAAAGGCTGAAAAGCCTATTAACAAAATGCGCATGTGCCCCTTTATTTATAGTCGTTTTCAAGCTACTAGGGCGCTGACGTTTTCTTTAGGGCCCCTTATGTATATCCATCAGTTTCTAGATGAAGAGCTGCGGATCATCTGACTGGATGGTAAGAACGATGAACAGATCATTAGACCATGTTGTTTTTTGGTCCTTATCCAACGTTTTATAATCCATCATGGATGATGAGCATCTCAATCTTGATTATATTTAACATTGGGTTCTATATATCTCATCAGATGGACCATGTCACTTGCCTTGCACACTCATTAGATTGACTTAAACTGATAGGGGGAGGagattgggtcaggttgggatAACATCGAGCTTGGTCAAGCCGTGACAGCCtgctttaatgtatgtattatatatggaCGTTAGACGTggaccatctattttgctagctcattttaggacacaagcccaaaaatgaagcagatcaagatctctggtggaccacaccacatgaagcactGGTGATTgagcactcaccattaaaaacttttttttgggtttcaaaatttttagatcaagatgatagtcGTGTCTTCCCattatcctttttattttttattatttatttattattattattattatttttaacactGTCGactgattggatggcaaataaagattatggtgggcctttTGAATATTTGTATGGGTATGATACAATTTCTTTATTGTGgtatacttgagccttggatccgcctatttttgggaaacggattggctactcccctgcccgCACCCAatgactggtggtcggtgctttgtgggccacacccaccATGACggatttatttcatccatgccgtagatcattttagggtacgagaccaaaaataatgtatattccaatctcaagtggaccacattacaggagataatgttgaatgaacgttgtccattaaaagctttttggagcccataaaagttttggatcaaactaatatttgttttttcccttctagGTGTGTAAGACttaatcaatggattggatgttaaataaaaagtacagtgggcctttggaggattttaatggtagatatccaatcactgttgttttcctgtggtgtggtccagatttatatccctctcattttttgtatcaagccctgaaatgatctgtcaaaatggatgaacggcatggatgaaacacacatcatggtgggggtccactgaACACCAACcgtcagccaccgggctagtggcagtgggagtagccaatccgtttccctatttTTGAGCGCATCCCCAAAAATAATGTCAAAATCGATGGGAGTGGATAAAACCCCCGCGTCACCGATTGGATAGGCGGATTGTTACTACCCCACCATTGGAGACGGACGGTCCTATCtgtgagacccactgtgatgtatatattttatccacaccgcgcgtccatctattttgatacaTCATTTCAAGACATTAATATAATAActaggcagatcaaaggctcaagtgtaccacaccacatgaagctgtaggaattgaacttctaccgtgaAAACTTActggtgcccaccgtgatgtttatttgccatccgacttGCTCATAATATCACCTAGACATgaatggaaggaaaacataaatatcagctcaaAACTTATgtaggcccaagaagtttttagtggtaggctttcaatcccattGCTAACTTTGGTGTTGTCTACCTAAGCCTTCAACCTTCATATTTGTTGGGCTCAAccaaaaatgatatttcaaaatggatggacggtagggataaaatatatacatctcacggtgggctccacagagcccctagcaggaccgtccgtctctagctaggtaaTATTGGTGGTAGTACGGAATCGGTGCCTTCTGGACAGCGACCTGATTGAAAaaggataaagaaaagaaaaagaaaataatacgGTAAACTGGGACCCACCAAAATCATATGATCATTTTATTACAAGTAGACTTCCTTGTACGTTAGATGAAGAACATGTGTATGGTGAGGCAGTGCATCAGCTTTCTCAATAGATTTGCATGTCTATTCCCGTTGGATGAAGACCGTGAGCGACCTGAAAAGCAAGTATAGCTATCACTCAATATCCAATCATCTGATCATTTTATTGTAAGTAGACTCCTCAAGTCATCAAGGGCTCAGAATCCACTCCATGTTTGTCTCCTCGCTTTGGCTTTCCTTCATTCACAAACACTGTTATGGAGCTCCCACGTAAGACCCTAttggcattttggtcatttctccttctctctttatgGAGCTCCCACGTAAGACCCTAttggcattttggtcatttctccttctctcttccacTCACGTTCCATGCTTCTTCGCATCAGCCGCTCACTTCTCCAACGAAACCGATCACCTTGCTTTGCTTCACTTTAAAGATCTGATAACCGACGGTCCTCTCCATTCCTTGAGCTCATGGAACCATACTCTCCACATCTGTCGCTGGCAAGGAGTCATTTGCGATGGTCGGCGCCATCCTCAAAGGGTCACTGCCTTGATCCTCACAAACAAGAACTTGGTAGGCCCCATttctcccttcatagggaacctCACCTTCCTCAAGAGAATCGATCTCGCAAACAACAGCTTCAGCGGACCGATTCCTGAACAGATGGGCCAGTTGTTCCGCTTGCGGTTTCTCCGTCTACACAATAACACACTCACGGAAAAATTCCAACAAATCTGACTCACTGTTCGAAACTCGAAGTCCTTTATCTTTCCCGGAATCGGTTGTCAGGGAGGATTCCAACTGAGATTGGCTCTCTATCGAAACTCGCTGAATTGGTTCTTGGTCAGAACAATCTTACAGGAAGCATCCCACTTGCACTTGGaaacctttcctctctctctttcgtttATCTCTCAACAAACAGTCTGGATGGCAGCATACCAGATGACCTTGGTCGGTTGGCAAGCTTAGAGAGGTTTGGCATTAGTGAAAATGAACTGTCAGGTAGGATTCCACCCCAGCTATACAATCTCTCCTCTATTTACATTTTGGACGTGGGatataacagattgcatggaaaCCTTCCTCCTAACTTAGGCCTCACTCTTCCTAATCTCCAAAAGCTTTACGCTGGAGGAAACCAATTCACAGGACCCATACCaatttcattatccaatgcttcAGGACTCGTAACTATTGACCTTGGTAGCAATAGCTTTAGCGGATCTGTACCTACGAATTTTGGAAGCCTCAAGGGTCTGTCCGAGTTAGGTTTGTGGGGTAATAAACTTGGAATTGGAAAATCTCATGACTTGATTTTTCTCGATTCTTTGACCAATTGCAGTAGCTTACGAGTGCTGCAGGTAACCAGTAATCATCTCAGCGGTGTGTTGCCTGACTCCATATCTAATATTTCGACCCAACTGACTTGGCTATCTTTGGGAGATAACAAGATATTCGGAAGCATCCCATCTGGGATTCAGAATCTTGTCGACTTAACAGTACTGAATATGGGGAATAACTTTTTAACAGGTACTATTCCCATTGGTATTGGGAGGCTTAACAATGCAAGAAAGCTTTACTTTGAAGGAAATGAATTATCAGAGCAAATTCCGTCTTCCTTAGGCAACATCTCCCAATTGTTGGTACTCAGTTTATATGAAAACAATCTATCGGGGAGCATACCTTCAACTATTGGTAATTGCAAAAACCTGCAATTCGTATACCTCCGCGGTAATAAGTTCAGCAGTGGCTTACCCAGACAACTTTTCATCTTTCCATCTTTGATTGAACTTTACATTGGAAATAACTCTTTTACTGGTAGTTTGCCAGTCGAAGTTGGTTACTTGAAAACTCTCTCGATATTGAATGTTTCAAATAACAAATTGTCGGGAGAAATTCCAAGCTCACTAGGCAATTGTCTCAGCCTAGAGCATCTCTTGTTGGATGGAAACTTCTTTCAAGAATCAATTCCACCAACATTTAGTACTCTAAGAGGCCTTCGATCCCTGGATCTTTCATGCAACAACCTTTCCGGGGAGATTCCAAAATATCTGGAGAAGCTTGCTCTAGAGTCTCTAAATCTTTCCTTCAATAATTTCAAGGGTGAAGTACCAAAACAAGGGGTCTTTGGAAATGCCAGTCAAGTTTCAGTGCTCGGAAATAATAAGCTTTGTGGGGGTAATACAGAATTAAATTTGCCTCAATGCTCTAGCCAAGCTTCCAAGAAACGGAGAAAGTCTCTTGCATCAAAAGTAAAAATCTCAGTTGTTGTTGTCCTGTGCCTTATGTTAGTATCATCTATCTTTGCCACTCTTTATTGGGTAAGAAAGTCAAGAAGGAAACCTGTTGATGTGCCTTCTGCGGAGGATCCTTTTGTGACCATGTCTTATGCGGAACTCTTTAAAGCAACAGATGGCTTCTCTTCTGCCAATTTGGTCGGCACCGGAAGTTTTGGCGCTGTATATAAAGGGGCTCTAGATCGTGATGGAACTATGGTAGCAGtgaaagtcttcaatcttcaacaacAAGGAGCTCTGAGGAGCTTCATGGCTGAATGCGAAGCCTTGAAaaacattaggcatcggaatctTGTTAAGATCTTAACTTGCTGTGTAAGCATTGATTTCAAGGGCAATGATTTCAAAGCTCTAGTTTACGAGTACATGCCCAATGAAAGTCTAGACAAGTGGTTGCACAGAGACGGCGATGACCAGCTTGGAAGGAACTTGAAGTTTACTCAAATGCTAAAACATAGCTATTGATGTGGCTTCTGCACTAGATTATTTGCATAATCATTGCCAAACGCCAATCATTCATCGAGATTTAAAGCCAAGCAATATActtcttgatgatgacatgattgctcGTGTGGGTGATTTCGGGCTAGCCAAGTTCTTACCTGAGGTTGCTCAAACTAGCTCGGTTGGAATCAAGGGATCTGTTGGATACATCGCTCCAGGTAACAATTTTCTCTATTACCTTATTTAATTCCTTgtatataaatacataaatatggacAAAAACACACATCCACCTAGTCTGGCTATTCGCTTCGCAGGAGAGTACTGGAGGTGCGAACCAAGTAGGGTGGGCTGgggtaggcccactgtgatatgcatCTGAAATCCATTCTAACTAATAGATGTATTAGCCCATGTTAGGCCCCAGGTCAAAAAATCAGACTCGTTCTGATTTAGGTGAGCCATTCCAAGGGAAATAATTGGGGagagggatgcccaccattgttAATTTCTATATGGCCcactgtgaaatccactccgatcattagaTATATCATCCCGAGTAAGATTgggggccaaaaatcaggctgacctatgattcaagtgggccacatcaaactaAAAGTTAGGAGAGAGGACAACCCTTAATTTTTACTGGGTCCACTACCATGAGAATatgaaatcaactccaaccattagctTGCACACTAAAATAAGGCCCAAGGTTCAAAAATGGTGAGCCATAGGAATTGAAACAGTTTGGAAGGTGAGTGTTTTCCCGTATATTATTTCCAATTGTATGGTCTACCTGAATCATGGAAGGGGATTTTTTTGGGCCCTGTTGTGAAATAAGGTGACAAACCTTGTGATCCGGGTGGATTTCAAATAAGCATCCAATCCATGCAATAGATTGGTCCCATCACAAGGATTGCCTCATGAAAATCAACCATCAAATAATTGAGCAAGTCTATTTATCAATGGATgctcattgttatatatatatatgtgtgtgtgtgtgtgtgtgtgtgtgtggcctaaCCTATTGGATTGGTTGGATGCGGCATTCACTTAAGAGGTTGTAGGTTATTCATTGGTTAGAacgtaacttgtggtccaaccaatTGGACGTGAAACATTCTCtttgtacacacacacacccaaaagGTGAGAGCACACCCCTAGTAATTGTACAGACAAAAAGGTTTTCTAACCCCTACATATCTTTACACTTATCTACTTGGGTGTGTGGGACAAGGTAATCTCAGCATGAAGACAATCTTGCGCAAAAGTAAAGCTCATCCACTCGTATGGGCATTTTTAAGAGGATTACCAAATATACTAATTCAAAGCATACATGTGGTTGGAGCATCTCACGCTCACGCTCACTTCTCTGGGTTCTCATGTGGATGGATTCTCTTGGTGATGCATGTACTAGAAAAGTACACATGCTATCATGGTATGCACCATAAAATCATAGCCATCCATGAGTTGGGACTATTTCAAATATATGCATTGGGATAAGATTATGCTTCCGAGTTGAATAGGTAGATCTGTGTACGTTGATCAACCACATGTACCTTGAACATGAAATagtagttatgtttttctaagcttCCAAATTTTCCTATAGGTGTTGCTGATTAATGGAACTTTTTACCATATTGGCATGGTATTTTtataatgggtcccacttgttgaATGGCTTAGGTTTTTATAGGCTCCCGCATATGACTAATGCCTATTCATTATTTAGGTTCTAGCCTGATCATTCTTGTGATCAAGTAGGCCACCTcttgtacattgaatgtggaacactGGTAAATCTTACCTGAACCTAATTTTATCTGGTTTCGGATCATGAAAGAATGACCTCAGATTTAAAGGATATACCAACAAGATCTAGATAGACAAAGTTGTACTCACTTGCACCCCACATGAATCACACCATAGGAAGATATAAAGAATTATTTTCTTATAATGTCTTTAGTTGAGATATGTGTTACACAAAAATCATAACAATAAGTCTTTTGTTCAGTTGATAATTGACATGTTGAGTTCTTTCACTTTAGTAATAGAGTCTTGATCAATTTTGAACATCTCTGTAAGCACGTACAAGTTCATAGCACACCAATTGATGTTAGAAATTTAGATCCTTAGAATAGAAAAATGCTAATTACTTGTTTAAATAGAATATTCCCCCTCTCTCTAAATTTAACCTTTGATATTATTTGTATCCAAATGGTCACTTACATTCTAATATGAGATGTATAAATTACAGAATATGCGATGGGCAGTAAAGCATCTACAGAAGGAGATGTTTACAGCTATGGAATCCTTCTATTGGAGATGATGACTGGAAAGGGGCCAACTGATGGTATATTTATGGACAATATAAGCCTTCATCATTTCGCTAAGTCGGCTTTGCCTGAACGTGTAATGGAGATTGTTGAGCCACAACTGCTTATAAAAGACACTGAAGTTACTCAGGGCAATGGAAATCATATCAATACAAGAAATAGAATGCTTGATTTTAATGGTCAGAATCGGTGTGTTGTGCTCTTTAGAGTCTCCAAGAGAACGAATGTGCATGAAAGATGTAGCTTTAGAAATGCATGCAATTAAGAACCAGTATCTCGGGGTCAGGATTCATGGAGACATACAAGTTAGATCACAAATGTTAGATGGAGGTTTGTCTTACCTCAGTCATTACTAAGTTATTATCAGTAgttatattgaaaaatatttttaaacaaagttaCTTTGTTGAATACGTTTCTAAACAATCTTTGGATATATTTAGTCTTGGGTTAAGAGTGTACTTGTATTCATATTGGATATATCAGAAAAtgtgtttctttttctttattttatattatgCT is a genomic window containing:
- the LOC131254750 gene encoding probable LRR receptor-like serine/threonine-protein kinase At3g47570 is translated as MGNNFLTGTIPIGIGRLNNARKLYFEGNELSEQIPSSLGNISQLLVLSLYENNLSGSIPSTIGNCKNLQFVYLRGNKFSSGLPRQLFIFPSLIELYIGNNSFTGSLPVEVGYLKTLSILNVSNNKLSGEIPSSLGNCLSLEHLLLDGNFFQESIPPTFSTLRGLRSLDLSCNNLSGEIPKYLEKLALESLNLSFNNFKGEVPKQGVFGNASQVSVLGNNKLCGGNTELNLPQCSSQASKKRRKSLASKVKISVVVVLCLMLVSSIFATLYWVRKSRRKPVDVPSAEDPFVTMSYAELFKATDGFSSANLVGTGSFGAVYKGALDRDGTMVAVKVFNLQQQGALRSFMAECEALKNIRHRNLVKILTCCVSIDFKGNDFKALVYEYMPNESLDKWLHRDGDDQLGRNLKFTQMLKHSY